One segment of Erigeron canadensis isolate Cc75 chromosome 2, C_canadensis_v1, whole genome shotgun sequence DNA contains the following:
- the LOC122589335 gene encoding uncharacterized protein LOC122589335 yields the protein MLDSLLKSKFYTKCKSEVKMTLKRIEMIKRKRNAMQKFLRNDVADLLKTGLESNAYGRVEQLYADVNLSSCYEFIEQWCLFILSNLSAMNKQRECPDECKEAISTLMFAAARFADLPELRELRGLFVDRYGNCLDPYVNQEFVRNLKADPPCKEIKLQMIQEIAVDYKIKWDSKALEVKLYKPPPSVQDWSPYSNGRNNTSPKTHHQNGLERNIQETKLKNGTDFLKKDHRLEDKNAVEKIEEKQVVPPIRNSFPNKPRAEVEKKEHRHPEPAVGNSLLYNSRAAVATKKEEKHDHGRVSPYWSRNTSYSSESTTSPEYSTGPDDSALEDVSEGRKDYAFRSMASPNIETESAKKATISTISGSGREDLQSDIPEGRKYYGLRSMGPPYIKTDLSKKPLCSAEEKISGLEFKERNSIREEESESISKPVPRSVRNRRPFNPVAGSSQVNSEIPKPGTRLLKGENLDHDHIDDDLERKMDKFLSHCSKKPSQIPAPTRSGSLPLEPLNTSVAAEGRKGLSRATTYQADSALKSQGHVHPKLPDYDEFVARLAALRANS from the exons ATGTTGGATTCATTATTGAAGAGCAAGTTTTATACCAAATG CAAGTCGGAAGTCAAGATGACGTTGAAGCGAATCGAGATGATAAAACGAAAAAGGAATGCAATGCAGAAGTTTTTGAGGAATGATGTTGCTGATCTTTTGAAAACTGGGCTTGAATCAAATGCATATGgcagg GTTGAGCAACTATATGCTGATGTGAATCTGTCATCATGTTATGAATTTATTGAACAATGGTGTTTGTTCATTTTAAGTAATCTTTCAGCCATGAATAAACAGAG GGAATGCCCTGATGAATGTAAGGAAGCTATATCAACTTTGATGTTTGCAGCTGCAAGATTTGCTGACTTGCCAGAATTGCGCGAACTCAGAGGTTTATTCGTTGATAGATATGGGAATTGTCTTGACCCTTATGTCAACCAAGAG TTTGTCAGGAACTTGAAGGCAGACCCTCCTTGTAAGGAAATCAAGCTTCAAATGATCCAAGAGATTGCAGTGGATTATAAAATAAAGTGGGATTCTAAGGCTTTGGAAGTTAAATTGTACAAACCGCCTCCATCTGTACAG GATTGGTCTCCATATAGCAACGGAAGAAACAATACATCACCTAAAACCCACCATCAAAATGGTTTGGAAAGAAACattcaagaaacaaaattgaAGAATGGCACTGACTTCTTAAAGAAGGACCACAGGCTTGAAGATAAGAATGCAGTTGAAAAGATAGAGGAAAAACAAGTGGTCCCGCCTATTAGAAACAGTTTTCCAAATAAACCAAGGGCTGAAGTTGAGAAGAAAGAGCACAGACACCCTGAACCGGCTGTTGGAAACAGTTTGCTTTACAATTCAAGGGCTGCGGTTGCaacaaaaaaggaagaaaaacaTGATCATGGCCGCGTATCTCCTTATTGGTCGAGAAACACTAGCTATAGCAGTGAGAGCACAACTAGTCCAGAATACAGTACAGGACCGGATGATAGTGCTTTGGAGGATGTATCCGAAGGAAGAAAGGATTATGCATTCAGATCAATGGCTTCTCCTAACATTGAAACTGAGTCGGCCAAAAAGGCAACAATCTCTACAATTTCTGGTTCTGGCAGAGAAGATCTTCAAAGTGATATACCCGAAGGAAGGAAATACTATGGCTTAAGGTCAATGGGTCCTCCATACATTAAAACAGATTTAAGCAAAAAGCCATTGTGTTCAGCTGAAGAAAAGATATCTGGACTGGAGTTTAAAGAGAGAAATAGCATACGTGAAGAAGAGTCTGAAAGTATTAGTAAACCAGTACCAAGATCAGTGAGGAATCGAAGACCATTTAATCCAGTTGCAGGTTCTTCTCAGGTAAACAGTGAAATTCCAAAACCAGGTACCAGGCTTTTGAAGGGTGAAAATCTTGATCATGATCATATAGATGATGACCTAGAGAGAAAAATGGATAAATTTTTGTCACACTGCAGCAAAAAACCCTCGCAAATACCTGCTCCAACGCGTTCAGGTTCACTTCCCCTTGAACCTTTGAATACCAGTGTGGCAGCAGAGGGGAGAAAGGGACTTTCAAGGGCGACAACTTATCAAGCGGATTCTGCTTTGAAATCACAAGGTCATGTGCATCCTAAACTTCCTGATTATGATGAATTTGTAGCGCGATTAGCAGCTCTTAGAGCGAATTCATAG
- the LOC122588348 gene encoding LOW QUALITY PROTEIN: regulator of telomere elongation helicase 1 homolog (The sequence of the model RefSeq protein was modified relative to this genomic sequence to represent the inferred CDS: inserted 2 bases in 1 codon), translating to MPTYKIRGIDVEFPFEAYDCQIVYMEKVIQSLQQRSNALLESPTGTGKTLCLLCATLAWRKSLGPFSNGRTAARSQDTGGNQSEGSSSQTESSGLPTIVYTSRTHSQIRQVVQELKRTVYRPKMVVLGSREQLCIHPDVSLLKGKTQTNACHFLCQKRTKRYCTHFPRVSEFVKNNPSLGDEPIDIEDLVNIGKSSGPCPYYMSREIHKVVDILFAPYNYLIDPGNRKSLTIEWSNSILIFDEAHNLEGICADAASFDLPSALLTSCISEAKKCEGLAVVRRDKLNDKSYNPDNFAILRALLSMLEKRIAEVRIDSKELGFTKPGPYIYELLGELNIKHDTVKVLLDTIAEANELLEDDAKTNDSQKTKATLCRLESIGDILKMIFKENGDTHAQYYRVHVQEVEMKSSDTFKFEKSRTLSWWCFNPGVAMEEFSKKNVGSIILTSGTLSPMDSFAEELKLKFPVRLENPHVISDNQLWAGIVPVGPSGHPFNSSYRTRDSAEYKLSLGNSIVNFARIVPDGLLVFFPSYYLLNLCIDYWKNESATATNSITIWERICKHKQPVVEPRQSSLFPEAIDDYMAKLRDTSTTGAVFFAVCRGKVSEGLDFADNAGRAVIVTGIPFALWNDPKVRLKREFLDQQAPAQSTECKVLTGDEWYNQQASRAVNQAVGRVIRHRYDHGAIIFCDERFTRTSHQSQISRWIQPHIKCYSKFGDVVFTLTRFFREAAISYPTEQKLTHIKESGERSILDRIIHLDKHEPGKFLKSLDVANEFCSPKSSSFSEVKRGSLFKQLHEILPANRANLSFDKHKQSSTSKSITNQLSEEKLYPRTTQAVKKDEVVDLTSGEISNQLTAPRFLKKRKFEKAKYDNVLQQCNSSCDGPVESMLLGQKSSSSTHVSLGFLASRNTESVLECSSLPVKSEINIQRTTTQFSSSETRSGISSLPCDNDQKKGSTFLLQVQEKLSKEEYKVFVDFMKALKSKAMKIGHVLQSIIKLFSSPDRLPLQQRFKDYIPAKYHSLYDHYLXRTNDATVDL from the exons ATGCCGACTTATAAAATAAGGGGAATAGATGTTGAATTTCCGTTCGAGGCCTACGATTGTCAGATTGTTTACATGGAAAAAGTCATTCAATCCCTTCAACAA AGGTCTAACGCGCTACTCGAGAGTCCGACCGGGACCGGTAAGACGTTGTGTCTTCTATGCGCAACTTTAGCCTGGAGAAAGAGTTTAGGTCCTTTCTCGAACGGTCGGACTGCAGCCAGAAGTCAGGATACTGGAGGTAATCAATCAGAAGGCTCGTCTTCGCAGACGGAAtcttcagggcttcctactattgTGTATACTTCACGCACTCACAGCCAGATTCGACAAGTCGTTCAAGAGCTCAAAAGAACCGTCTACAG ACCTAAAATGGTTGTATTAGGATCACGGGAACAGTTATGCATTCACCCAGATGTAAGCTTACTTAAAGGGAAAACGCAGACGAATGCATGCCACTTTCTATGTCAAAAGCGTACCAAACGGTACTGTACTCATTTTCCACGTGTCTCAG AGTTTGTGAAAAATAATCCTTCTCTTGGGGATGAACCCATCGACATTGAGGACTTGGTCAACATTGGGAAAAGCAGTGGACC ATGCCCTTATTACATGTCACGAGAAATCCATAAGGTTGTTGATATCTTATTTGCACCTTACAACTATCTTATTGATCCCGGTAACAGAAAATCTTTGACCATTGAGTGGTCCAACAGCATACTAATATTTGATGAAGCTCACAATTTG GAGGGAATATGTGCAGATGCTGCCTCTTTTGACTTACCTTCTGCACTCTTAACTTCATGTATTTCCGAAGCAAAAAAATGCGAAGGCCTTGCTGTTGTCAGGAGAGATAAATTAAATGACAAATCCTATAATCCAGATAATTTTGCAATTCTCAGAG CACTTTTATCAATGCTTGAGAAGCGGATTGCTGAAGTTCGTATTGACTCCAAAGAATTGGGCTTTACAAAACCCGGCCCTTACATCTATGAGTTGCTTGGTGAGCTAAATATTAAACATGATACGGTAAAAGTGCTTCTTGATACAATTGCGGAGGCCAATGAGCTACTCGAGGATG ATGCAAAGACCAATGATTCTCAAAAGACAAAGGCAACTCTCTGTAGGCTGGAGAGTATAGGGGACATCCTTAAAATGATTTTCAAAGAAAATGGTGATACCCATGCCCAATATTATCGT GTTCATGTTCAGGAAGTTGAAATGAAATCTTCAGATACCTTTAAAT TCGAGAAATCTAGAACTCTCAGCTGGTGGTGTTTTAACCCTGGGGTTGCTATGGAAGAATTTTCTAAAAAGAATGTTGGATCTATTATATTGACATCTGGCACATTATCCCCTATGGATTCATTTGCTGAGGAACTGAAACT TAAATTTCCTGTACGTTTGGAGAACCCTCATGTTATATCAGATAATCAATTATGGGCTGGGATCGTACCAGTTGGTCCATCTGGTCATCCGTTCAACTCTTCTTACAGGACTCGGGATTCTGCAGAATACAAGCTAAGTCTAGGCAATTCTATTG TCAATTTTGCAAGAATTGTACCAGACGGGTTGCTTGTCTTTTTCCCATCATACTATCTTTTGAACCTATGCATTGATTACTGGAAGAATGAG AGTGCAACTGCAACAAATTCCATTACTATATGGGAAAGAATTTGCAAACATAAGCAACCTGTTGTGGAACCAAGACAATCTTCACTCTTTCCCGAGGCAATTGAT GACTACATGGCCAAGTTAAGAGATACTTCAACTACTGGTGCGGTGTTCTTTGCTGTATGTCGTGGAAAG GTAAGCGAAGGACTAGATTTTGCTGACAATGCTGGTAGAGCTGTGATCGTCACTGGCATTCCATTTGCTCTGTGGAATGATCCTAAG GTCCGCCTGAAACGTGAGTTCCTAGATCAGCAGGCACCAGCACAAAGTACAGAATGCAAG GTCTTGACAGGGGATGAATGGTATAACCAACAAGCCTCACGGGCTGTAAATCAAGCTGTTGGACGAGTCATTCGTCATCGTTATGATCATGGAGCAATCATTTTTTGTGATGAAAG GTTTACAAGAACAAGCCATCAGTCCCAGATATCACGCTGGATACAGCCTCACATCAAG TGTTACTCAAAATTTGGGGATGTAGTTTTCACATTGACCCGATTTTTTCGAGAAGCTGCAATCAGCTACCCAACGGAGCAGAAGCTAACACATATTAAAGAATCAG gAGAAAGAAGTATTCTGGACAGAATCATACATCTGGACAAACATGAACCTGGCAAATTTCTTAAATCCTTG GATGTCGCGAATGAATTTTGCTCTCCCAAGTCATCATCTTTTTCTGAAGTCAAACGAGGCAGCCTTTTCAAGCAGCTTCATGAAATACTTCCTGCTAACCGAGCAAATCTTTCTTTTGATAAGCACAAACAGAGTTCAACCTCAAAAAGTATAACCAATCAACTTTCTGAGGAGAAGCTATATCCCAGGACGACACAGGCTGTCAAAAAAGATGAAGTGGTCGATTTGACCAGCGGAGAAATATCCAATCAACTGACTGCACCCCGTTTTTTGAAGAAACGCAAATTTGAAAAAGCCAAGTATGACAATGTATTACAACAGTGCAACAGCTCTTGTGATGGTCCTGTGGAAAGCATGTTACTTGGACAAAAatcttcttcatcaacacatgTGAGTCTTGGGTTCCTTGCAAGTCGAAATACTGAATCGGTGCTGGAATGTTCATCATTGCCGGTGAAAAGTGAAATAAACATACAAAGAACAACTACTCAGTTTTCCTCTTCAGAAACCAGAAGTGGTATTTCAAGTTTGCCTTGTGACAATGATCAGAAAAAAGGATCTACTTTTCTTTTACAG GTCCAAGAGAAGCTTAGTAAAGAAGAATACAAAGTTTTTGTGGACTTCATGAAGGCACTTAAGTCTAAGGCCATGAAGATAGGCCATGTTCTTCAGTCCAtcattaaattattttcttctCCTGATAGGCTTCCTCTTCAGCAAAG atttaaagattatattccTGCAAAGTATCATTCGTTGTATGATCATTACCT GAGAACCAATGATGCAACAGTAGATCTTTGA